In the genome of Polaribacter atrinae, one region contains:
- a CDS encoding nucleotide sugar dehydrogenase → MSKIKIGIIGLGYVGLPLARLFATKFSVVGFDINQTRIEELGQGKDVTREISKELLDEVVLKENNNDLGLFFTSKLEDLKDCNYFVVTVPTPVDKNNRPVLTPLIKASETVGSVIKKGDIVIYESTVYPGATEEDCVPILERVSGLVFNKDFFVGYSPERINPGDKKHTVEKILKVTSGSTKEVGEKVNDLYASVITAGTHLAPSIKVAEAAKVIENSQRDINIAFVNELAKIFGLMDINTQDVLEAAGTKWNFLPFKPGLVGGHCIGVDPYYLAQKAQEYGYHPEIILAGRRVNDGMGKYVASEVAKLMIQRDIEVKGAEVLVLGITFKENCPDVRNTKAVDLIYELKEYGANVTIFDPHANSTEVQKEYQLESSIVLPKKKFDAVILVVAHKEFLSLEFADLKKEKSIVYDVKNFLDSKHVDKSL, encoded by the coding sequence ATGAGTAAAATTAAAATAGGTATTATTGGTTTAGGCTATGTTGGCTTACCATTAGCGAGACTTTTTGCAACAAAATTTTCTGTTGTTGGTTTTGATATCAATCAAACAAGAATAGAAGAATTAGGGCAAGGTAAAGATGTTACGAGAGAAATTTCTAAAGAACTTTTAGATGAGGTTGTTCTTAAAGAGAATAACAACGATTTAGGATTGTTTTTTACATCAAAATTAGAAGATTTAAAAGATTGTAATTATTTTGTAGTTACGGTTCCTACGCCAGTAGATAAAAATAACAGACCTGTTTTAACGCCTTTAATAAAAGCGAGTGAAACCGTTGGTAGTGTTATTAAAAAAGGAGATATCGTAATTTATGAATCTACGGTTTATCCTGGGGCAACAGAAGAAGATTGTGTGCCTATTTTAGAAAGAGTATCTGGTTTAGTTTTTAATAAAGACTTTTTTGTAGGGTATTCTCCGGAAAGAATAAATCCGGGTGATAAAAAACACACAGTAGAAAAAATATTAAAAGTTACTTCTGGTTCTACCAAGGAAGTTGGTGAAAAAGTGAATGATTTATATGCATCTGTAATTACAGCAGGTACACATTTAGCGCCTTCTATAAAAGTAGCAGAAGCAGCAAAAGTTATAGAAAATTCTCAGAGAGATATTAATATTGCCTTTGTAAATGAGTTGGCTAAGATTTTTGGGTTGATGGATATTAATACACAAGATGTTTTAGAAGCAGCAGGAACAAAATGGAATTTTTTACCTTTTAAACCAGGTTTAGTTGGTGGGCATTGTATTGGTGTAGATCCTTATTATTTAGCTCAAAAGGCTCAAGAATATGGTTATCATCCAGAAATTATTTTAGCAGGTAGAAGAGTCAATGATGGTATGGGGAAATATGTAGCATCTGAGGTTGCTAAATTGATGATTCAGAGAGATATTGAGGTAAAAGGAGCTGAGGTTTTAGTTTTAGGAATCACTTTTAAAGAGAACTGTCCCGATGTTAGAAACACAAAAGCTGTAGATCTTATTTATGAATTAAAAGAGTATGGAGCAAACGTAACTATTTTTGATCCTCATGCAAATTCAACTGAAGTTCAAAAAGAATATCAATTAGAATCTAGCATTGTTTTACCAAAAAAGAAATTTGATGCCGTTATTTTAGTGGTGGCACATAAAGAATTTCTTAGTTTGGAATTTGCTGATCTAAAAAAAGAAAAATCAATTGTATACGATGTAAAGAATTTTTTAGATTCTAAGCATGTAGATAAGTCATTATAA
- a CDS encoding SDR family oxidoreductase: MEIKLSGKKILVTGGAGFIGSNLCEVLLEKNNTVVCLDNFSTGKRENLVSLIDNPNFTLIEGDIRNLEDCMLAASGVDYILHQAALGSVPRSIKDPITTNDVNVSGFLNMLVAARDNNVKRFVFAASSSTYGDSESLPKVEDVIGKPLSPYAVTKYVNELYADVFGKTYGLETIGLRYFNVFGRRQDANGAYAAVIPKFVNQFMSLESPIVNGDGSFSRDFTYIDNVIQANLLSLIADKEAANEIYNVAFGDRNTLIDLCDSLKEFLSNYNPKIKDVEVVFGPNRIGDIPHSHADISKAKKLLNYNPKFSLKEGLKESIDWYWENLNK; the protein is encoded by the coding sequence ATGGAAATAAAGTTGTCAGGAAAAAAAATACTTGTAACAGGTGGTGCTGGTTTTATCGGTTCTAATTTGTGTGAGGTTTTACTTGAAAAGAATAACACAGTAGTCTGTTTAGATAATTTTTCTACAGGGAAAAGAGAAAATTTAGTTTCGCTTATAGATAACCCAAATTTTACGTTAATAGAAGGAGATATTAGAAATCTAGAAGATTGTATGTTGGCAGCTTCTGGTGTAGATTATATTTTACATCAAGCAGCATTAGGTTCGGTTCCTAGGTCTATAAAAGATCCTATTACTACAAATGATGTAAATGTTTCTGGTTTTCTAAATATGTTAGTCGCAGCAAGAGATAACAATGTAAAAAGATTTGTTTTTGCAGCGAGTTCATCTACTTACGGAGATTCAGAATCGTTACCAAAAGTAGAAGATGTTATTGGTAAACCATTGTCTCCTTACGCAGTTACCAAATATGTAAATGAATTGTATGCAGATGTTTTTGGTAAAACGTATGGCTTAGAAACAATTGGTTTAAGATATTTTAATGTTTTTGGTAGAAGGCAAGATGCTAATGGAGCGTATGCAGCGGTAATACCTAAGTTTGTAAATCAGTTTATGAGTTTAGAGTCTCCAATTGTAAATGGTGATGGATCTTTTTCTAGAGATTTTACATATATAGACAACGTTATTCAGGCAAACTTATTAAGTTTAATTGCAGACAAAGAAGCTGCAAATGAAATTTATAATGTTGCATTTGGAGATAGAAACACTTTAATCGATTTATGTGATTCTTTAAAAGAATTTTTATCGAATTATAATCCAAAAATAAAGGATGTAGAAGTGGTCTTTGGACCTAATAGAATTGGAGATATTCCACATTCTCACGCAGATATATCAAAAGCTAAGAAATTATTAAATTACAACCCAAAATTCTCTTTAAAAGAAGGTTTAAAAGAATCTATAGATTGGTATTGGGAAAACTTAAATAAATGA
- a CDS encoding bifunctional folylpolyglutamate synthase/dihydrofolate synthase, whose translation MNYQQTLDWMFAQLPMYQREGKTAFKKDLTNTLVLSKELNFPEKKFKSIHVGGTNGKGSTSHMLASILQEAGYKVGLYTSPHLKNFTERIRINGVEISEKKVSSFIEKHKDFLETQRLSFFEMTVGLAFDYFVEEKVDIAIIEVGLGGRLDSTNIITPEVAVITNIGLDHTQFLGETLPEIAFEKAGIIKNKIPVVIGEEQEAVKSVFIAKADESKAPIYFASDDDKSYKTDLLGDYQQKNTKTAVAAIKKLTGFKISIENIENGLLNVVRNTNLKGRWQILQEHPKVICDTAHNKDGLSIVLDQLKKETFKRIHFVLGVVSDKKLEEVLPLFPKEAAYYFCKPAIPRGMSEVVLRENAKEFGLIGKKYSSVEVAYKNALLDANQGDIIYVGGSTFVVAEII comes from the coding sequence ATGAATTATCAACAAACATTAGATTGGATGTTTGCACAGTTACCGATGTATCAAAGAGAAGGTAAAACAGCATTCAAAAAAGACTTAACTAATACTTTAGTGCTTTCTAAAGAATTAAATTTTCCAGAAAAAAAGTTTAAATCAATTCATGTTGGTGGTACAAACGGAAAAGGTTCTACGAGTCATATGTTGGCTTCTATTTTACAAGAAGCGGGTTATAAAGTAGGCTTGTATACTTCTCCTCATTTAAAAAACTTTACCGAAAGAATTAGAATTAATGGAGTTGAAATCTCCGAAAAGAAAGTTTCTTCTTTTATAGAAAAACACAAAGACTTTTTAGAAACACAAAGACTGTCCTTTTTTGAAATGACAGTTGGTTTGGCTTTTGATTATTTTGTTGAAGAAAAAGTAGATATTGCTATTATTGAAGTTGGTTTAGGAGGAAGATTAGATTCTACAAATATTATTACGCCAGAAGTTGCTGTAATTACAAACATCGGTTTAGATCATACCCAGTTTTTAGGAGAAACATTACCTGAAATAGCTTTTGAGAAAGCGGGGATTATTAAAAATAAGATTCCTGTTGTAATAGGAGAAGAGCAGGAAGCTGTAAAAAGTGTTTTTATCGCGAAAGCGGATGAAAGCAAAGCGCCTATTTATTTTGCTTCAGATGATGATAAAAGCTACAAGACGGACTTGTTGGGTGATTATCAGCAAAAAAACACAAAAACAGCCGTTGCTGCTATTAAGAAGTTAACAGGTTTTAAAATATCAATAGAAAATATTGAAAATGGGTTGCTAAATGTTGTGAGAAACACTAATTTAAAAGGTAGATGGCAAATATTACAAGAGCACCCAAAAGTAATTTGTGATACCGCCCATAATAAAGATGGGTTGAGTATTGTACTCGATCAATTAAAAAAAGAAACCTTTAAAAGAATACATTTTGTTTTAGGTGTGGTTTCTGATAAGAAATTAGAAGAGGTTTTACCACTTTTTCCAAAGGAAGCAGCGTACTATTTTTGTAAGCCAGCTATTCCAAGAGGTATGTCTGAGGTTGTTTTGCGAGAAAATGCAAAAGAATTTGGTTTAATAGGTAAAAAATATTCATCAGTAGAAGTTGCTTATAAAAACGCGTTACTTGATGCTAATCAGGGAGATATCATTTATGTTGGTGGAAGTACATTTGTTGTTGCAGAAATTATTTAA
- a CDS encoding energy transducer TonB produces MQILNTTHKRKSAVITAVILVLIIFGILNYGMRYLDPPEEYGVAINFGTSEVGSGEPVEDTKKISAPEVVEEEVVEKEVVEEVVKETPQEVVKEEIITEDTSKDVPVVEKVKEVVKEPIKKVVEKKVEVVKPIEKEVVKEIPKEKPKPSKATQDALNNLLNGNSSDGKPQGEGDDVKPGVKGKETGDPASSNYYGNTGSGDGGDYNLAGRRALSKPKVQPDCQEEGTVVVQIQVDKKGKVIFAKPGHKGSTNTAACLLKAAKEAALSTKWNSDDKAPANQVGTIIYKFSLSK; encoded by the coding sequence ATGCAAATACTAAATACAACACATAAACGTAAATCTGCTGTAATTACAGCTGTTATTCTGGTGCTTATAATCTTCGGAATTCTAAATTACGGAATGCGTTATTTAGATCCGCCAGAAGAATATGGTGTGGCTATTAATTTTGGTACCTCAGAAGTAGGAAGCGGAGAACCTGTGGAAGATACAAAGAAAATTTCTGCTCCGGAAGTAGTTGAAGAGGAAGTCGTAGAAAAAGAGGTGGTAGAAGAAGTTGTAAAAGAAACGCCGCAAGAAGTAGTTAAAGAAGAAATTATAACAGAAGATACTTCTAAAGATGTGCCTGTTGTAGAAAAAGTGAAAGAAGTAGTAAAAGAGCCTATAAAAAAGGTGGTAGAAAAAAAGGTTGAAGTTGTAAAACCTATAGAGAAGGAAGTTGTAAAAGAGATTCCGAAAGAAAAGCCAAAACCATCCAAAGCAACTCAAGATGCGTTGAATAATTTATTGAATGGAAATTCTTCTGATGGAAAACCACAAGGAGAAGGAGATGATGTTAAGCCAGGTGTAAAAGGAAAAGAAACTGGAGATCCGGCATCTTCTAATTACTACGGGAATACAGGAAGTGGTGATGGAGGTGATTATAATTTAGCAGGTAGAAGAGCGCTTTCTAAACCAAAAGTACAACCTGATTGTCAAGAGGAAGGTACGGTTGTAGTACAAATTCAGGTAGATAAAAAAGGAAAAGTAATTTTTGCTAAACCAGGTCATAAAGGAAGTACCAATACGGCGGCTTGTTTATTGAAGGCTGCAAAAGAAGCAGCTTTAAGTACTAAATGGAATTCTGATGATAAAGCACCTGCAAACCAAGTAGGGACTATTATTTATAAGTTTTCTTTGTCTAAATAA
- a CDS encoding ExbD/TolR family protein, whose product MNLRGRNKVDPTFNMSSMTDIVFLLLIFFMLTSTLVTVSAIDVLLPKAGGKTENNKSVAVSITNESLFYIDKTKVSSASLESEILKSVGADKKKTIVIRGDKDVPYKNVMQVIDIANRNKLKMILAVKGK is encoded by the coding sequence ATGAATTTACGCGGAAGAAATAAGGTAGATCCAACATTCAATATGTCATCAATGACAGATATTGTTTTTCTATTGTTGATATTTTTTATGCTTACCTCTACTTTAGTTACTGTAAGTGCTATTGATGTTTTATTGCCAAAAGCAGGAGGGAAGACAGAGAATAATAAATCTGTTGCTGTATCTATTACAAATGAATCGTTGTTTTATATTGATAAAACAAAAGTGAGTTCTGCAAGTTTGGAGAGTGAAATATTAAAAAGTGTTGGAGCGGATAAAAAGAAGACTATTGTTATTAGAGGTGATAAAGATGTGCCTTATAAAAATGTAATGCAAGTAATTGATATTGCAAATAGGAATAAATTAAAAATGATTTTAGCTGTAAAAGGCAAGTAA
- a CDS encoding MotA/TolQ/ExbB proton channel family protein, which produces MLLFFQENKEVLEEVVSEEKTLSIYKLIMDGGLGGQIILALLFVLLAIAMYIYFERFFAIKAASKIDENFMNQIKDFVSNGKLESADALCKSKNTPTARLIGKGISRIGKPLDDINTAIETAGKLEVYQLEKNVSVLATIAGAAPMIGFLGTVIGMIVAIHEIANAGGQIDIKLLSDGLYTAMTTTVGGLIVGIIAYITYNHLVVRTDKVIYQMEAKSVEFLDLLNEPV; this is translated from the coding sequence ATGTTGTTATTTTTTCAAGAGAATAAAGAGGTTTTAGAAGAGGTTGTTTCAGAAGAAAAAACACTTTCTATCTATAAATTAATTATGGATGGTGGTTTAGGGGGGCAAATAATTTTAGCACTACTTTTTGTGTTGTTGGCCATTGCCATGTATATTTATTTTGAAAGATTCTTTGCTATAAAAGCAGCATCAAAAATAGATGAAAATTTTATGAATCAAATCAAGGATTTTGTTTCTAACGGAAAATTAGAATCTGCAGACGCTCTTTGTAAAAGTAAAAATACTCCAACAGCAAGATTAATTGGAAAAGGAATTTCTAGAATAGGGAAACCTTTAGACGATATAAATACAGCAATTGAAACAGCAGGGAAGCTAGAAGTGTATCAATTAGAAAAAAATGTGAGTGTTTTAGCAACAATTGCAGGAGCAGCACCAATGATTGGGTTTTTAGGAACTGTAATCGGTATGATTGTTGCGATTCATGAAATTGCAAATGCTGGTGGTCAAATAGATATTAAACTACTTTCAGATGGTTTGTATACAGCAATGACAACTACAGTTGGTGGTTTAATTGTGGGGATTATTGCGTACATAACTTATAATCATTTAGTGGTAAGAACAGATAAAGTAATTTATCAGATGGAAGCAAAATCTGTTGAGTTTTTAGATTTATTAAACGAGCCAGTATAA